One Brachybacterium aquaticum genomic region harbors:
- a CDS encoding SurA N-terminal domain-containing protein, which yields MKVPSTSTLRRALAALTLTAALGLTACSGQDAGSSGASDGGGEAARAASDAGGSSADGGTSDGSAADGTAADGTQQAAEADVSDVPDVVATVNGEDITKDDFVPVYQGQYQQLSLQAQQGGEPVDEAALRTQVAEQMVDNTLLQQGAADAGIEAGEDDIDQMLEQIAQQAGLGSGEEVVQTLAAQGVSEEQVRADAATQYEITEYIAQEADLTEPTEDELRAQYDALVEQQTQAGVAEEEMPSFEELRDQLAQQATLQQQNEAAATLAAQLREAGDVTVNV from the coding sequence GTGAAGGTCCCCAGCACCTCGACCCTGCGGCGCGCCCTCGCCGCGCTCACCCTCACCGCCGCGCTCGGCCTGACCGCCTGCAGCGGGCAGGACGCCGGCTCGTCGGGCGCGAGCGACGGCGGCGGCGAGGCGGCCCGGGCCGCCTCCGACGCCGGCGGCTCGTCGGCCGACGGAGGCACGAGCGACGGAAGCGCCGCCGACGGGACTGCGGCCGACGGGACCCAGCAGGCGGCCGAGGCGGACGTCAGCGACGTCCCCGACGTCGTCGCGACGGTCAACGGCGAGGACATCACCAAGGACGACTTCGTCCCGGTCTACCAGGGCCAGTACCAGCAGCTGTCCCTGCAGGCCCAGCAGGGCGGGGAGCCGGTCGACGAGGCCGCGCTGCGCACCCAGGTCGCCGAGCAGATGGTGGACAACACCCTGCTGCAGCAGGGCGCGGCCGATGCCGGCATCGAAGCCGGCGAGGACGACATCGACCAGATGCTCGAGCAGATCGCCCAGCAAGCCGGACTCGGCTCCGGCGAGGAGGTCGTCCAGACCCTCGCCGCGCAGGGTGTGAGCGAGGAGCAGGTCCGAGCGGACGCCGCCACCCAGTACGAGATCACCGAGTACATCGCGCAGGAGGCCGACCTCACCGAGCCGACCGAGGACGAGCTGCGCGCCCAGTACGACGCCCTCGTCGAGCAGCAGACCCAGGCGGGCGTCGCCGAGGAGGAGATGCCGAGCTTCGAGGAGCTGCGGGACCAGCTGGCCCAGCAGGCGACCCTCCAGCAGCAGAACGAGGCGGCGGCGACCCTCGCCGCCCAGCTGCGCGAGGCCGGGGACGTCACCGTCAACGTGTGA